One genomic segment of Rubripirellula tenax includes these proteins:
- the folD gene encoding bifunctional methylenetetrahydrofolate dehydrogenase/methenyltetrahydrofolate cyclohydrolase FolD yields MTARLLDGKRVAAEIRDEVGNEVRAFVQSGGPTPCLTAVLVGEDPASQVYVRNKAKACEKAGIDGRTMRLPADTTQIQLVEVVRGLNADPAVHGILVQLPLPAGGNGGQGFNERAILDTVDPNKDVDAFSPVNVGLLMQGRPRFLPCTPHGIVQLLHREKISVAGKHVVVVGRSDIVGKPMAMMLAQRDGSCGREVANATVTIAHSRTANLAEVCRSADILIAAVGVPEMIGGDMVADGAVVIDVGINRVEDGAGGYKLVGDVNFAEAMDKASAITPVPGGVGPLTIAMLLHNTLLAAKQS; encoded by the coding sequence ATGACAGCGAGACTCTTGGACGGCAAACGCGTCGCCGCAGAAATTCGTGACGAAGTGGGCAACGAAGTCCGTGCATTCGTGCAATCGGGCGGGCCGACGCCGTGTTTGACGGCCGTTCTGGTCGGCGAAGACCCGGCCAGCCAGGTTTATGTGCGAAACAAAGCCAAAGCCTGTGAAAAAGCGGGAATCGACGGCCGGACGATGCGACTTCCCGCCGATACGACCCAAATCCAATTGGTCGAAGTCGTCCGCGGGCTCAACGCCGATCCGGCCGTTCACGGCATCTTGGTCCAATTGCCGCTGCCGGCGGGCGGCAATGGCGGACAAGGCTTTAACGAGCGGGCGATTTTGGACACGGTCGATCCGAACAAGGATGTCGACGCGTTTTCCCCCGTCAACGTGGGCCTTTTGATGCAAGGCCGGCCCAGGTTCTTGCCCTGTACCCCACACGGCATCGTCCAGCTTTTGCATCGCGAAAAGATCTCGGTGGCCGGCAAGCACGTCGTCGTCGTCGGCCGCAGCGACATCGTCGGCAAACCGATGGCCATGATGTTGGCCCAGCGAGACGGTTCGTGTGGCCGCGAGGTTGCCAACGCTACCGTCACGATCGCCCACAGCCGAACCGCCAACCTGGCCGAAGTTTGTCGATCCGCCGACATCCTGATCGCGGCTGTCGGCGTCCCGGAAATGATCGGCGGCGACATGGTTGCCGATGGGGCCGTGGTGATCGACGTCGGTATCAATCGAGTCGAAGACGGCGCTGGCGGCTACAAGTTGGTCGGCGACGTGAACTTTGCCGAAGCGATGGACAAGGCGTCGGCAATCACACCGGTGCCCGGAGGCGTCGGCCCACTTACGATCGCGATGCTGCTGCACAATACGCTGCTGGCCGCGAAGCAGTCCTAG
- the galE gene encoding UDP-glucose 4-epimerase GalE: protein MNVLVVGGAGYIGSHAVRTLMDAGHTVTVYDNLSRGHAGAVPPGMLVQGDLADQAKLVSTLKGKKIDAVMHFAAFALVNESVNDPSLYYRNNVIAALELLDAMREADVKKIVFSSTTATYGEPEIVPIPETTPQHPINPYGFTKLVIEQALADYAAAYGFAYAALRYFNAAGARPDGTIGEDHTPESHLIPIVLQVALGQREAITIYGDDYPTPDGTCIRDYIHIDDLGAAHLAAMERLEAGKGLCVNLGTGKGTSVREIIDACREVTGHAIPEIMGTRRAGDPPELVADARLAKKLLGWEPKYTDVKSIIETAWRWHQSHPKGYASASV, encoded by the coding sequence ATGAATGTTTTGGTTGTCGGCGGCGCCGGTTACATCGGTTCACACGCAGTCCGTACGTTGATGGACGCCGGGCACACGGTCACGGTTTACGACAACCTCTCGCGAGGCCACGCCGGTGCGGTCCCGCCGGGAATGTTGGTGCAGGGCGATTTGGCCGATCAAGCCAAGTTGGTGTCGACGCTGAAGGGCAAGAAGATCGACGCGGTCATGCACTTCGCCGCGTTCGCACTGGTCAACGAATCCGTCAACGATCCATCGCTGTACTATCGCAACAACGTGATCGCGGCGCTCGAATTGCTTGATGCGATGCGAGAAGCCGACGTCAAAAAGATTGTTTTCAGCAGCACGACGGCCACCTACGGTGAACCCGAAATCGTGCCGATCCCTGAAACCACGCCACAGCATCCCATCAACCCGTACGGGTTTACCAAGTTGGTGATTGAACAGGCGCTGGCCGACTATGCCGCCGCATATGGATTCGCTTACGCGGCGCTGCGATACTTCAACGCCGCTGGTGCTCGGCCCGACGGAACGATCGGCGAAGACCACACGCCGGAATCTCACTTGATCCCGATCGTGTTGCAAGTCGCGCTGGGGCAACGTGAAGCCATCACCATTTACGGCGACGACTATCCGACGCCCGATGGAACTTGTATCCGCGACTACATCCACATCGACGATCTGGGCGCTGCCCACTTGGCGGCGATGGAGCGTTTGGAAGCGGGCAAGGGATTGTGCGTGAACCTTGGCACCGGCAAAGGCACCAGCGTCCGTGAGATCATCGACGCCTGCCGCGAAGTCACCGGCCACGCGATCCCCGAAATCATGGGAACGCGGCGTGCGGGCGATCCGCCAGAATTAGTCGCCGATGCCCGTTTGGCCAAGAAGTTGCTCGGATGGGAGCCCAAGTATACCGACGTGAAATCGATCATCGAAACGGCATGGCGATGGCACCAGAGCCATCCCAAGGGATACGCTTCGGCATCGGTTTGA
- a CDS encoding pseudouridine synthase → MPRKTAKKRPSNSAGDPSTLRLQRVLAGAGFGSRRQCEELIEDGRVHVDGVVVDKLGSSVDPETQKILVDGQPLRKQKTVYYAVNKPVGVVTTNRDPQGRPRVVDLVPPDERVFPVGRLDLSSEGLILLTNDGELAQQLTHPSFGVKKVYRVIVAGKVENETMKKMREGIYIAEGFVKVDGAKLLKSKAKSSELEVTLREGKNREIRRIFARFGHKVQQLRRIAVGPLKLGDMPPGAYRVVARDEVDKLWAACEAAEKESAATSAQKRSSGAKRAAKKYGVKASSRTTKPGGNTAGKSSGKKVGRAATKSTPATFSLPKKPSSGGVIIGGDASPKLDRSQQKEHVVQPRPKGGKRNAAGRDADGEGTRSSRPPSRGAKRKGFKGKGGGGRSSGRGTKKR, encoded by the coding sequence ATGCCTCGTAAAACCGCCAAGAAACGCCCCTCGAACTCCGCAGGCGATCCCTCCACGCTGCGTCTGCAACGTGTTTTGGCCGGCGCGGGCTTTGGTTCGCGACGCCAGTGCGAGGAATTGATCGAAGACGGCCGCGTCCACGTCGATGGCGTGGTCGTCGACAAACTGGGATCTTCGGTCGACCCGGAAACTCAAAAGATCCTGGTCGACGGCCAGCCGCTGCGGAAACAGAAAACGGTTTACTACGCCGTCAACAAACCCGTCGGTGTGGTCACGACCAATCGCGATCCCCAGGGCCGGCCGCGAGTCGTCGACTTGGTGCCACCCGACGAACGCGTGTTCCCGGTCGGTCGGTTGGACCTCAGCAGCGAGGGTCTGATCCTGCTGACCAACGACGGTGAACTGGCCCAGCAATTGACGCACCCCAGCTTCGGCGTGAAAAAAGTCTATCGCGTGATCGTCGCGGGCAAAGTCGAAAACGAAACGATGAAGAAGATGCGTGAAGGCATCTACATCGCCGAGGGCTTCGTCAAAGTCGATGGCGCGAAGCTGCTGAAGTCGAAAGCAAAATCGAGCGAGCTTGAAGTCACCCTTCGCGAAGGCAAGAACCGCGAAATCCGCCGCATCTTCGCCCGTTTCGGTCACAAGGTACAACAATTGCGCCGGATCGCTGTCGGACCACTGAAATTGGGGGACATGCCGCCGGGCGCGTACCGAGTCGTTGCTCGTGATGAAGTCGACAAGCTGTGGGCCGCCTGCGAAGCCGCCGAGAAAGAATCGGCCGCGACTTCGGCGCAAAAACGATCCAGTGGCGCCAAGCGAGCAGCAAAGAAGTACGGCGTAAAGGCTTCCAGTCGAACGACAAAACCGGGTGGCAATACGGCCGGGAAATCAAGCGGCAAGAAAGTCGGGCGTGCCGCAACGAAGTCGACGCCGGCGACGTTTTCGCTGCCGAAGAAACCTTCGAGTGGCGGCGTCATCATCGGCGGCGATGCGAGCCCGAAACTGGACCGCTCACAACAGAAAGAGCACGTCGTCCAACCGCGCCCCAAAGGCGGAAAGCGAAACGCGGCGGGGCGTGACGCCGATGGCGAAGGAACGCGATCAAGTCGACCACCATCTCGCGGCGCGAAGCGAAAAGGATTCAAGGGTAAGGGCGGCGGTGGCCGTTCTTCGGGACGAGGCACGAAGAAACGATAA
- a CDS encoding dihydroorotate dehydrogenase electron transfer subunit, translating into MSKLHADYYADSMVQIDGAIEWNEPVGEETYRIRIVAPTLAAAVVPGQFVMIRIKGINAPLIGRALAVYDVIADESGSLRCIDLVYLRKGVMTTALANCQVGTEVTVWGPLGNGFSNRPCDRLIMAVGGIGQTPMLLLGQEALGTRTFGVDRASGWASSAEIIYGARRASLLAGVDDFRGAGFDVTLCTDDGSVGEKRLVPDVLAERLSTIEAGTRVRVVTCGPEIMMQKVAQTCEAAGVDCQVSMETPMACGIGICFSCVAKIRQDDGEWDYKRTCVEGPIFDAEKLCWD; encoded by the coding sequence ATGTCAAAACTGCATGCCGACTACTACGCCGATTCGATGGTGCAAATCGACGGCGCGATCGAATGGAATGAACCGGTTGGCGAAGAAACCTATCGCATCCGAATCGTTGCACCAACGCTCGCCGCGGCCGTGGTGCCGGGGCAATTCGTGATGATCCGGATCAAGGGAATCAACGCGCCACTGATCGGACGAGCCCTTGCGGTCTATGACGTGATCGCCGACGAATCGGGATCACTCCGGTGCATCGACTTGGTTTACCTTCGCAAAGGCGTGATGACGACGGCGCTGGCGAACTGCCAAGTCGGTACCGAAGTCACGGTGTGGGGACCGCTGGGCAATGGATTTTCTAATCGTCCGTGCGACCGACTGATCATGGCGGTTGGCGGTATCGGACAAACGCCGATGTTGCTGCTGGGCCAAGAGGCACTGGGTACGCGAACGTTCGGTGTCGACCGAGCGTCGGGATGGGCAAGCTCAGCGGAAATCATCTACGGCGCCCGGCGAGCAAGTCTGTTGGCCGGTGTCGACGATTTTCGCGGCGCCGGATTCGATGTCACCCTGTGTACCGACGATGGTTCCGTCGGCGAAAAACGTCTGGTGCCAGACGTCCTGGCCGAACGACTGTCCACAATCGAAGCGGGCACGCGAGTCCGTGTAGTGACGTGCGGCCCCGAAATCATGATGCAAAAAGTGGCTCAGACGTGTGAAGCCGCGGGCGTCGATTGCCAAGTCAGCATGGAAACGCCCATGGCGTGCGGCATCGGCATCTGTTTCTCATGCGTCGCCAAAATCCGCCAAGACGACGGTGAATGGGACTACAAACGGACCTGTGTCGAAGGCCCGATCTTTGACGCCGAGAAACTTTGCTGGGATTGA
- a CDS encoding NADPH-dependent assimilatory sulfite reductase hemoprotein subunit, which produces MSTDTPKLSPVESIKTASKYLKGTIGEEVAAPVDHFDKDNLQLLKFHGSYQQDDRDARGAAKKEGGGKAYSMMLRLRIPGGRITSDQFLSMLDACEELGNSTMKITTRQTIQLHGILKDNLRPTIKRINDMALSTLAACGDVNRNIMCCPAKRTGNVHAQIEALTDELTTAMAPQTSAYHELWLTDPESGEKTLEGGGNEGPTVHGRVSGDAVEPLYGATYLPRKFKMGIGFPDDNCVDLYTQDIGLLAIVRDDNVIGYNVLVGGGMGTTPSAAKTFPALAKRMAFATPEQVVAVCQCVLQVQRDNGNRADRKVARLKYLIAEWGIEKFRAEVEKYYGEKLADCTPDDVHEVDDHMGWQAQGDGKWSYGLNIENGRLYDDNNHQLKAALRAVCHEFKTEIRMTGHQSVIFTDIAEADKDKLIGLVKQNQMPITEDTSTVRRWSMSCVALPTCGLAITESERRLPSIIDGLEAPLAKLGLAKERFTIRMTGCPNGCARPYNADIALVGKAKDKYTVFAGGGWLGNRLAFIYKDLVSDDVVVDELIAIFAAFKANREGTESLGDFCTRVGAEDLAVMAEAAPKP; this is translated from the coding sequence ATGTCTACCGACACACCAAAATTAAGCCCCGTCGAATCGATCAAAACCGCCAGCAAGTATTTGAAGGGCACGATCGGTGAAGAAGTCGCCGCTCCCGTCGACCACTTCGATAAAGACAATCTGCAATTGCTGAAGTTTCACGGTTCGTACCAGCAAGACGACCGCGATGCACGGGGAGCCGCCAAGAAGGAAGGCGGCGGAAAAGCCTATTCGATGATGCTGCGGCTGCGGATTCCCGGTGGTCGGATCACATCAGACCAGTTTTTGTCGATGCTGGATGCCTGTGAAGAACTGGGCAACTCGACAATGAAAATCACAACCCGCCAAACGATCCAGTTGCACGGAATCCTGAAGGACAACCTGCGGCCGACGATCAAGCGGATCAACGATATGGCGTTGTCGACACTTGCCGCCTGCGGCGACGTGAACCGAAACATCATGTGCTGTCCGGCCAAGCGGACCGGCAACGTTCACGCCCAAATCGAAGCGTTGACCGACGAGTTGACCACCGCGATGGCGCCGCAAACGAGTGCCTACCACGAACTTTGGCTAACCGATCCCGAATCCGGCGAAAAGACGCTGGAAGGCGGCGGCAACGAGGGTCCCACCGTTCATGGCCGCGTCAGTGGCGATGCCGTTGAACCGCTTTACGGTGCGACGTACTTGCCGCGTAAGTTCAAAATGGGCATCGGTTTTCCTGACGACAATTGCGTCGACCTTTACACCCAAGATATCGGGCTGTTGGCGATCGTCCGCGACGACAACGTGATCGGATACAACGTGTTGGTCGGCGGCGGCATGGGCACCACGCCGTCGGCGGCGAAGACATTCCCGGCGTTGGCCAAGCGAATGGCGTTTGCGACGCCCGAGCAAGTTGTCGCAGTTTGCCAGTGTGTTTTGCAAGTTCAACGCGACAACGGAAATCGCGCCGACCGTAAGGTGGCGAGACTGAAGTACCTGATCGCCGAGTGGGGCATCGAAAAGTTCCGCGCCGAAGTCGAAAAGTACTACGGCGAAAAGTTGGCCGACTGCACGCCCGACGACGTTCACGAAGTGGACGATCACATGGGTTGGCAAGCGCAAGGCGACGGCAAGTGGTCGTATGGCTTGAACATCGAAAACGGCCGTTTGTACGACGACAACAACCACCAGCTCAAAGCGGCTTTGCGTGCGGTGTGCCACGAATTCAAAACCGAAATTCGTATGACGGGTCACCAAAGCGTGATCTTCACCGACATTGCCGAAGCGGACAAAGACAAGCTGATCGGTCTGGTCAAGCAGAACCAAATGCCGATCACCGAAGACACCAGCACCGTTCGTCGTTGGTCGATGTCGTGCGTAGCGCTTCCGACGTGTGGACTTGCGATTACCGAAAGCGAGCGTCGGCTGCCCAGCATCATCGATGGCTTAGAAGCACCGTTGGCGAAATTGGGATTGGCAAAAGAAAGATTCACGATCCGAATGACGGGTTGCCCCAACGGATGCGCTCGTCCCTACAACGCGGACATCGCGTTGGTTGGGAAAGCCAAGGACAAGTACACGGTGTTCGCCGGCGGCGGTTGGCTGGGGAATCGATTGGCGTTCATCTACAAGGACTTGGTATCGGATGACGTCGTGGTGGATGAGCTAATCGCGATTTTCGCAGCGTTCAAAGCGAACCGAGAAGGCACCGAGTCACTAGGCGATTTCTGCACCCGCGTTGGCGCCGAAGACCTGGCCGTGATGGCCGAGGCGGCACCGAAGCCATAG